The following proteins are co-located in the Nitrospira sp. genome:
- a CDS encoding putative Ig domain-containing protein, with the protein MDESVKTAIRGMLVSSAERFSLRTLIPAAQLPLAALVVATLSGCSSSPPDGPSAAVGPNGNHPPIVRLVTIVPDPLVLIGPLAAHVMADDPDGTEPTTRFQWIVNGAPVLGATGPELDPSHVKRGDRVVLEVIATDGQAESAPFRTEPVTVVNTPPIISHVVVEAESPDKGNRVHAKVEAVDPDRDEIHYTYRWWRNDKQIQEGEESALDITGFGRKDVVMVEVVARDQEAAAAPVRSAPSALGNSPPLITSAPAPLTNRELYEYLLQAKDVDGDTVTYGLETGPPGMTIDSATGQVTWKVTSGVAGTHRVKVMADDGQGGTTWQEFELSIPSTAQSSPQG; encoded by the coding sequence ATGGACGAATCAGTAAAAACGGCCATCCGGGGCATGTTGGTGAGCAGTGCGGAGAGATTCTCCCTCCGCACGCTCATTCCCGCTGCACAATTGCCGCTGGCGGCCTTGGTCGTCGCGACGTTATCGGGGTGCTCCTCTTCTCCTCCTGACGGACCATCGGCTGCAGTTGGGCCGAATGGCAATCATCCTCCCATCGTTCGTCTCGTCACGATTGTGCCGGATCCGCTTGTGCTTATCGGCCCTCTTGCTGCCCATGTGATGGCAGACGATCCCGATGGGACGGAACCGACCACACGCTTTCAATGGATCGTCAACGGAGCGCCTGTGTTGGGTGCGACTGGTCCTGAGCTGGACCCGAGCCATGTGAAGCGGGGGGATCGTGTGGTGCTTGAAGTGATTGCGACGGATGGTCAAGCGGAAAGCGCGCCCTTCCGTACCGAGCCGGTTACGGTGGTGAATACTCCGCCGATCATCAGTCATGTGGTCGTCGAGGCGGAGTCTCCGGACAAGGGCAATCGGGTTCACGCTAAGGTCGAAGCCGTAGACCCTGATCGTGATGAGATCCACTATACCTACCGATGGTGGCGAAACGACAAACAAATCCAGGAAGGCGAGGAGAGCGCGCTGGACATCACGGGTTTCGGCCGGAAGGATGTCGTGATGGTCGAGGTGGTTGCGCGAGATCAGGAGGCAGCCGCTGCACCGGTACGATCAGCGCCCAGTGCGCTCGGGAACTCGCCTCCGCTGATTACATCGGCTCCGGCTCCATTGACGAACCGTGAACTCTATGAGTATCTCCTGCAGGCGAAAGATGTGGACGGGGATACCGTGACCTATGGGTTGGAGACAGGACCTCCAGGAATGACCATCGATTCCGCGACAGGGCAAGTCACCTGGAAGGTCACTTCCGGCGTGGCTGGGACTCATCGCGTGAAAGTGATGGCGGACGATGGACAGGGGGGCACGACCTGGCAAGAGTTCGAACTATCGATTCCCTCGACGGCCCAGTCGTCGCCTCAAGGTTAG
- the ybeY gene encoding rRNA maturation RNase YbeY, which translates to MRRLNRTFRQRDTTTDVLAFATREGPGPSSALLGDVVISLPQAVRQSQRHQRGVDHELVVLLIHGILHLCGYDHERSEQEASRMSRRERAVLRAVGRIPRLLVSGD; encoded by the coding sequence ATGCGCCGGCTGAATCGAACATTTCGCCAGCGCGACACCACGACGGATGTGCTGGCTTTCGCAACCAGGGAAGGCCCAGGGCCATCGTCAGCCTTGCTCGGAGACGTGGTCATTTCGTTGCCGCAGGCCGTCCGGCAGTCCCAGCGCCATCAACGAGGGGTTGACCATGAACTGGTGGTGTTGTTGATTCATGGAATATTGCATCTATGCGGATACGATCATGAGCGGAGTGAGCAGGAAGCGAGCAGAATGAGTCGGCGCGAGCGGGCGGTGCTTCGTGCTGTTGGCCGGATCCCGAGGTTATTGGTGTCCGGCGATTGA
- the ftsY gene encoding signal recognition particle-docking protein FtsY, producing MGWFQKLSEGLAKTRDAVTGHLDRFLGRAADPALLDELEVALISADLGMPVVDRVMEQLRAQMRGGNFSDSGKVRELLRKSVLDILLPTQSASLEQLVSQGPRPFVILAVGVNGVGKTTTVAKLTQRFRQQGKTPLLVAGDTFRAAAIDQLQIWADRVKAEVIRHRPGADPAAVAYDGMAAAKARGVDVVLIDTAGRLHTKTNLMDELRKIKRVVAQECPGAPHEVLLVLDATVGQNAIAQARQFHDAVGVTGIALTKLDGTARGGIVVAIADTFKIPVRLIGVGESVEDLQDFDAKAFVDALF from the coding sequence GTGGGGTGGTTTCAGAAACTGAGCGAGGGGCTGGCCAAAACGCGTGATGCGGTCACGGGGCACCTCGACCGGTTTCTCGGACGGGCGGCAGATCCGGCTCTCCTTGATGAGCTGGAGGTGGCACTGATCAGCGCCGACCTGGGCATGCCGGTCGTGGATCGGGTCATGGAACAGCTACGCGCGCAGATGCGCGGGGGCAATTTTTCCGATTCCGGGAAGGTGCGAGAATTGCTCAGGAAATCTGTGTTGGATATCCTGCTTCCGACCCAATCCGCGTCCCTGGAACAGCTCGTCTCGCAAGGCCCGCGCCCATTTGTCATCCTCGCGGTCGGCGTGAACGGGGTCGGGAAGACGACCACGGTGGCCAAGCTGACGCAGCGATTTCGTCAACAGGGAAAGACGCCGCTTCTGGTTGCCGGGGACACATTTCGTGCGGCCGCGATCGACCAGCTTCAGATCTGGGCGGACCGCGTCAAGGCCGAGGTCATTCGCCATCGGCCCGGCGCCGACCCGGCCGCCGTGGCGTACGACGGGATGGCTGCCGCGAAAGCGCGCGGGGTTGATGTGGTGCTCATCGACACCGCCGGCCGATTGCACACCAAGACCAATTTGATGGATGAATTGCGAAAGATCAAACGCGTGGTTGCGCAAGAATGCCCGGGTGCTCCCCACGAAGTCTTGCTCGTCTTGGATGCCACGGTCGGGCAAAATGCCATTGCTCAGGCCCGGCAGTTTCACGACGCGGTCGGGGTGACAGGTATCGCGCTGACCAAACTGGATGGCACGGCACGCGGAGGGATTGTGGTCGCCATCGCCGATACGTTTAAGATTCCGGTTCGCCTGATCGGAGTCGGGGAATCCGTGGAAGATCTGCAGGACTTTGATGCCAAGGCTTTCGTCGACGCACTCTTCTGA